From the genome of Pseudonocardia sp. EC080619-01:
ACGTTGTACGCGATGAGCGCCGCGCGCTACCTCCACCTCGGCGCCGTCACCCCCGCCCAGCTGGCCGCCGTCTCGGTGAAGAACCACGCGCACGCGTTGCACAACCCGCGCGCCCAGTACGCGGGGAGCTACACCGTGGACGAGGTCCTCGGATCGACGATGATCTCCGACCCGCTGACCCTCCTGCAGTGCTGCCCGACGTCCGACGGCGCGGCCGCGGCCGTCCTCGCACCGGCGTCGGGAGGCGACCGCGAGGTCGTCGTGCGCGGTGTCGCCCTGCGCAGCGGGGCACCGTGGAACGAGACGTCGCCCCACGTGTGGGGATACGACATCGTCCGGGACACCGCTGCCGACGCGCTGGCCGCTGCGGGCCTGGACACCGTCGTCGACGTCGACGTCGTCGAGGTGCACGACGCGTTCACCATCGGCGAGATCGTCACCACCGAGGCGCTCGGCCTGGTGGCGGAGGGCGAGGGTGGCAAGGTCGCCGAGGCCGGGGTGACCGCGCTGGGTGGCCGGCACCCGGTCAACCCGTCGGGCGGGCTGCTCTCCCGCGGGCACCCGCTCGGTGCGACCGGGCTCGCCCAGGTCGCCGAGATCGTCTGGCAGCTGCGGGGGGAGGCGGGCGGCCGTCAGGTCGGCTCCGCCCGGATCGGCCTGGTCGAGACCATGGGCGGCGGGGTGTCCGTCCTGGACGGGAACGCCTGCGTCGTCGCCGTACTGGAGGGGCCGTGAGTACTTCCCGTGTCGACGTCAGCGGGATCGATCTGCTCGGCCCGGAAGCCGTCGCGGACCCGTACCCCGTCCTCGCCGCCCTGCGCGAGCACGACCCGGTGCACTGGAGCGGGAGATACCGGTCGTGGTTCGTCACCCGGTTCGACGACGTCTCGGCGGCACTGCGGGACGTCCGGTTCTCGTCGGACCGGATCGCCCCGTACCGGCGGGCCAAGCTCGACGGCCCGGACGCCGATCCCGGGCTCCGGTCGGCCTTCGGCGTCCTCGAGGAGTGGATGGTCTTCAAGGATCCGCCGGACCACACCCGGCTCCGCAGGCTGCTCAGCCGGGGGTTCACCCCGCGGGCGGTCGACCGGCTCCGGCCACGGATCGAGGAGCTCGCCGACGAGCTGCTCGGCACGGCGACGGCGGACGGGTCCGGGACCGTCGACCTCGTCCGGGACTACGCCTACCCCCTGACCGCCTCGGTGATCGCCGAGATGCTCGGCGTCCCCCGGCAGGACCAGGACCGCTTCAAGCACTGGTCCGACCAGATCACCGGACTGGTCTTCGGCGGGATGGGCGACGCCGGACGGCACGCCAGTGGCGCGTCCGGCATGGCCGAGCTGACCGGGTACCTGTCCGACCTGGTGGCCGCGCACGAGCGCGAGCCCGCCGACGACCTGCTGTCCGCACTGATCGCCGCGCGGGACGAGCACGACTCGCTGAGCCACGACGAGGTCATCGCGACCGGTGTGCTGCTGCTCTTCGCCGGCCACGAGACGACCACGAACCTCATCGCCAGCGGCGTGCTCGCGCTGCTCCGGCACCCCGGGCAGCGGGCCCTCCTCGACGCGGACCCGACGCTCCTGAACGGTGCCGTGGAGGAGGTGCTCCGGTTCGACGGCCCCGCCAAGACCGTCGCCCGGGTCATGGCCGAGGACGTGGAACTGCGCGGGCGCACCCTCCGCCGAGGCCAGCGGGTGTTCCTCAGCCCGTCGGCGGCCAACCGCGACCCCGAGGTGTTCGACGACCCCGACACCTTCGACATCACCCGCCGCCAGGGCCGCCAGCTGGGCTTCGGCGTCGGGCTGCACTACTGCCTGGGCGGCCCGCTCGCGCGGCTGGAGGCGGCCGTCGCCATCCCGCGCGCGCTCGCTGCGCTGCGGAGTCCGGAGGTCGACGAGGAGCAGCTGCGCTGGGCCCCCGTCCTCCTGTCCCGCGGCATGGAGCACTTCCCCGTCCGTGTCGACCCGGCAGGAGGCCCGGGCGGGCATGGGACACGATGAGCGGGTGACGGAGCCGGCAGAGGTGGTACCCGGCGGTTTCCGGCTCGACGGCGAGGTCGCGATCGTGACCGGTGCGTCGTCGGGGCTCGGCGCCCATTTCGCCCGGGTCCTGGCCGCCGCCGGGGCCGGCGTCGTGATCGGTGCACGGCGGCCGGCGGAGCTGGACGCGGTCCGGTCCTCGATCGTCGACGCCGGGGGCAGGTGCGTCGCGGTCACCACCGACGTCGCCGACCCCGAGCAGTGCCAGGCGCTCGTCGACGCCGCGGTCGACCGGCTGGGACGGGTCGACGTCCTGGTCAACAACGCCGGGACCGGCTACGGCGCACGCGCCGAGCGGGACGATCCCCGCCGGGCCGCGGCCCTGCTGGAGGTCAACCTGCTCGGCGCGTACCAGATGGCCGCCGCCGCGGGCCGCGCGATGATCGCGGCCGGGCGGGGCGGCTCGATCGTCAACATCTCCTCGGCACTGGGCCTCACCGCCGGGACCGTCCCGCAGGCCGCCTACTCGGCGTCCAAGGCGGGGTTGACCGGACTGACCCGCGACCTCGCGGCCCAGTGGTCGGGCCGGCACGGCATCCGGGTCAACACG
Proteins encoded in this window:
- a CDS encoding thiolase family protein — translated: MSRVAVHGVGTSHFGRRPDRDLVGLAHDAVREALADAAVDAVDAVWVGTVFGPPGVAQRTLRALGITGVPVITVENACASGTTAFAEAHEAVRTGRYGRVLALGIEQMSTAFSGAITPEPTDPEQRSGLALPTLYAMSAARYLHLGAVTPAQLAAVSVKNHAHALHNPRAQYAGSYTVDEVLGSTMISDPLTLLQCCPTSDGAAAAVLAPASGGDREVVVRGVALRSGAPWNETSPHVWGYDIVRDTAADALAAAGLDTVVDVDVVEVHDAFTIGEIVTTEALGLVAEGEGGKVAEAGVTALGGRHPVNPSGGLLSRGHPLGATGLAQVAEIVWQLRGEAGGRQVGSARIGLVETMGGGVSVLDGNACVVAVLEGP
- a CDS encoding cytochrome P450, whose translation is MSTSRVDVSGIDLLGPEAVADPYPVLAALREHDPVHWSGRYRSWFVTRFDDVSAALRDVRFSSDRIAPYRRAKLDGPDADPGLRSAFGVLEEWMVFKDPPDHTRLRRLLSRGFTPRAVDRLRPRIEELADELLGTATADGSGTVDLVRDYAYPLTASVIAEMLGVPRQDQDRFKHWSDQITGLVFGGMGDAGRHASGASGMAELTGYLSDLVAAHEREPADDLLSALIAARDEHDSLSHDEVIATGVLLLFAGHETTTNLIASGVLALLRHPGQRALLDADPTLLNGAVEEVLRFDGPAKTVARVMAEDVELRGRTLRRGQRVFLSPSAANRDPEVFDDPDTFDITRRQGRQLGFGVGLHYCLGGPLARLEAAVAIPRALAALRSPEVDEEQLRWAPVLLSRGMEHFPVRVDPAGGPGGHGTR
- a CDS encoding SDR family NAD(P)-dependent oxidoreductase is translated as MGHDERVTEPAEVVPGGFRLDGEVAIVTGASSGLGAHFARVLAAAGAGVVIGARRPAELDAVRSSIVDAGGRCVAVTTDVADPEQCQALVDAAVDRLGRVDVLVNNAGTGYGARAERDDPRRAAALLEVNLLGAYQMAAAAGRAMIAAGRGGSIVNISSALGLTAGTVPQAAYSASKAGLTGLTRDLAAQWSGRHGIRVNTLAPGYVDSEMTAPLIEHEEGLAAAVGRIPLGRLGTREELTGPLLLLVSRAGSYVTGATLCVDGGWTMH